The Halarchaeum grantii nucleotide sequence GAGGCGTTCGCCGAGGAGAACGACCTCCCCTTCCTCGGGTCCATCCCGCTCGACCCCAGCGTGCGCTCGGGCGGCGATGAGGGGAGTCCGGTCGCGCTCGACGACGAGAGCGACGTCGGCGAGGCCTTCCGCGACCTCGCCGCGAGCACCGCCGACATGACCGGCATCCTGAACCGACAGAACCTCCGCTGATGGCCGAGTTCGACGACGAGACGAAACGCGACGTGCTCCGTGCCGTCGCCGAGGACCTCCGCGCGGAGGAGTCGGACGAGGCGGAGAAGATCGCGGCGCTCGTCCACCGCGTCAGCGACCGCTACGACGCCTCGGAGGAGGCCTCGTCCGAGGCGCTCTATCGGAACATGCGCCACATCCTCGACGTCTCGGAGCGCGGCGGCCTGCGCCGGTAGCGCCACCCGAACGCTACTTAGACGACCTCGCAGACGAGGACCGGCGGGAGCCACGTGATCGGCGTCGTCTCCGTACATTCGACGGTCGGTGCGCCGTCCCCGATAGTCACGTTTCGAGCGACGCGTGCGCTCTGCCCGCGCGCGTCGCTCGCGCTCACGACGACCTCGTGGGTGCCGGCGGCGAAGGCGTACGTTCCGTTCAGTCGAACCGCGCCGTCGTCGCGCGCGGACGCGGTGTCGACGCGCTCGCCGTCGACGCTGAGCGCGAGCACGTCGAGGTCGCCGACGGGGTCGACCGCTCGCGCGTCCACGCTGAGGGCGTCACCGCCGTGGAGGACGGCCACGTCGAGCGTCGGCCCCGGGTCGACGACGACCCCCGTCTCGTTCCCGGCGAAGGTGAGCCTCACGGGGCCCTGCGAGGTCTGTCGGACGGCGTGGAGAGCGTGGGTGCCCGGCGTCAGCGAGACGGCGACGGCCCGTCCCTCCCCGACGCGCCGGTCGTCGAGGAACCAGTCGACGTACGAGCCGTCCGTCGAGTCGAGCCGATAGGTGGCGCTATCGACGCCGCCCGTGAGGAGCCGTGGGCCGGTGACGGTCGGCTGTGGCCCCTGTGGCACCCCGTCGGAGGCGGTACCCGTCGCGGTCGTGTTCAGCGAGGCGGTCGCGCGGTCGCCGGCCGCGTCGGTGGCGGTGACGTTCACGCGATAGCGGCCCCGCTCCCGGACGGTGTACTCGAGGACGGCCGCGTCGGCGGCGGCGGCCGCGCGCGTGCGGACGACCCGGCCGTCGATGCGCCACTCGAGGGCCGCCGGCCGCTCGGTCACGTTGACGCGCGCACGGTAGCGGACGGTGTCGCCGACGGTCGCGGTCCGTGGGCCGTCGAGCGCGACCGCGACGTCGCCGACCGATCCGACCGCCCCCGACGTGCCGACGCGGACGTAGAGGCGGTCGGTGGCGGTGTGGCCGGCGTCGTCGGTGACGGTGAGCGCCACGGTGTAGCGGCCGAGCGTTCGCGGCACGAAGCGCGTACGGACGCACGTCTCACAGTCGAGGGGAACGGCGGTTCCGCTCGGGCCTTCGACGCGCCAGCGATAGTCGTCGAGCGTCCCGTCGGGGTCGGTGGTGCCCGTCCCGTCGAGGTAGACCGGTCGGTCGAGGGTGCCGCGCTGGTCGAGGCCGGCGTCGGCGAGCGGGGGGCCGTCGGTGGCGAGCACACCGGTGGGTGCGGCGAGGAGGACGAGGAGGCAGAGGAGGGCGACGCGCATCGTCTATGCTCGGCGACACGTGAGCATAAACTGCCCGCAGCGCGCCGTGGTAGCGCGTGTCCTAGCGGCGGTTCTGACGGTGTACGCGCCGTTTGGTGGACGTCCGTCCGCGACAGCCTGCAGAAACCATCATCATTTTTCCTTGGTAATGGATGGCAAACGATTTAGTGAGTGACGTTCGAAGTCATCAGCAGCGTCCCACGCAGGGGGCGAGGACATACATTATGACTGACGACGAACTCATCTGGCGAATCGCGGGCGGTTCCGGCGACGGAATCGACTCGACGAGCCAGAATTTCGCGAAGGCTCTGATGCGCTCGGGGCTCAACGTTTTCACGCACCGACACTACCCCTCGCGCATCCGTGGCGGCCACACGTACGTGGAGATCCGTGCATCGTCGGAGGAGGTCAAATCCCGGGGCGACGGATACAACTTCCTCGTCGCGCTCGGTGACTCGTTCGCCCGGAACCCCAAGGAGAACGCCTACTACGGCGAGGAGGAGGTCAAGCCCCTCGCCGAGAACCTCGACGATCTCCGCGAGGGCGGCGTCATCGTCTACGACTCCGGGCTCCTCGACACCGCCGAGATCGAGAACTTCGACGAGCGCGTCGAGGAGAACGACTGGCACGTCTACGACGTCGACCTCCGCGGCATCGCCAAGGAACACGGCCGCGAGATCATGCGCAACACGGCCGGCGTCGGCGTCACCGCCGCGCTCACGGGCATCGACACCACCTACGTCGAGGACCTGATGGCCGAGGCGATGGGCGGCGACATCCTCGAGGCCAACCTGAACGTCCTCGAGGACGCCTACGAACACGTCCAGGAGGAGTACGACCCCGACGCCCACGACGTCACGGTCCCCGAGGGCGAGCACGACGAGGAGCAGGTGCTCGTCTCCGGGAGTCACGGCATCGCGTACGGCGCCCTCGACGAGGGGTGTCGCTTCATCGCGGGCTACCCGATGACGCCGTGGACGGACGTCTTCACCATCCTGACGAACCTGATGCCGGACGTCGGCGGCATCAGCGAGCAGGTCGAGGACGAGATCGCGGCGGCCGCGCTCGCGGTCGGCGCCTCGCACGCCGGCGCGAAGGCCATGTCCGGCTCCTCGGGTGGCGGGTTCTCGCTGATGAGCGAGCCGCTCGGCCTCGCGGAGATGACCGAGACGCCGCTCGTGCTCGTCGAGTCGATGCGGGCCGGTCCCTCCACGGGGATGCCGACGAAGCCCGAGCAGGCCGACCTCGAGCACGTCCTCTACACGAGTCAGGGCGACAGCCACCGCGTCGTCTTCGCGCCCTCGAACCAGGTCGAGTGCTACGAGCAGACGCGCAAGGCGTTCCAGATCGCCTACGACTACCAGATCCCGGTCATGGTCATCTACGACCAGAAGCTCTCCGGGGAGCACCGGAACGTCCCCAAGAGCACCTTCGATCAGGCGCCGAACCCGGACCTCGGGAGCGTCCTGACCGAGGAGGAGCTGAAGGACCAGCCCCACGGCGAGACCGGCATCTATCACCGGTTCCAGCACGAGGGCGAGGACGGCGTCAGCCCGCGCTCCATTCCCGGGCAGAAGGGCGGTCGCTATCTCGCGACCGGCAACGAGCACACCCCCGAGGGCCACATCAGCGAGAGCCCCTCGAACCGGAAGGCGCAGGTCGACCGGCGCAACGAGAAGCTCGCGTCGATCCGCGAGAACCTCGACGCCGACGAGCGCCAGCAGGTCTACGGCGACGAGTCCGCTGACTACGGCGTCATCTCGTGGGGCAGCCAGTCCGGCACCGTCGAGGAGGCCGTCGAGCGCCTGAACGAGAACGGCCACAGCGTGAAGGGGCTCAGCGTCTCCGAGATGGCGCCGTTCCCCAAGGAGTTCCTCTCCGAGTTCATCGAGAGCGTCGACGACGTGCTCGTCGTCGAGATGTCGTCGACGGCGCAGTTCCGTGGCGTCATCCAGAAGAACCTCGGGCAGTACGGGGAGAAGATCTCCTCGCTCCTGAAGTACGACGGCAACCCGTTCGAGCCCGCCGAGATCGTCGAGGCGGTCGAGGAGCACGGGAGCGGCGAAGAGCTCTCCTCGAACACGCGGTTCGAAGCCGCGGCAGGTGGTGACTAATCATGAGTGCGTTTAGCGCAATCGGCGACGAACGAGAGGTAGCGCAGGACGAGTTCACGCCCAGTATCGAGCCCCAGCCGACGTGGTGTCCGGGCTGTGGTGACTACGGTGTGCTGAAGGCCCTGAAGGGCGCGATGGCGGAGCTCGGCAAGAACCCGGAGGAGATCCTCCTCGCGACGGGTATCGGCTGCTCGGGGAAGCTCAACAGCTACTTCGACAGCTACGGGTTCCACACGATCCACGGCCGCTCGCTGCCGGTCGCCCGCGCGGCGAAGCTCGCGAACGACGGCCTCGAGGTCATCGCGGCGGGCGGTGACGGCGACGGCTACGGCATCGGTGGGAACCACTTCATCCACACGGCCCGCGAGAACCACGACATGACGTACATCGTGTTCAACAACGAGGTCTTCGGGCTGACGAAGGGGCAGACCTCCCCGACCTCGCCGAAGGGCCACAAGTCGAAGACGCAGCCGAACGGCAACGCGAAGACGCCGATTCGCCCGCTCTCGATGAGCCTGACGGCGGGCGCGTCCTACGTCGCGCGGACGGCCGCCGTCAACCCGAACCAGGCGAAGGAGATCATCAAGGAGGCCATCCAGCACGACGGCTTCAGCCACGTCGACTTCCTGACGCAGTGTCCGACGTGGAACAAGGACGCGAAGCAGTACGTCCCCTACATCGACATTCAGGACTCCGAGGAGTACGACTTCGACGTCCACGACCGTCGCGCCGCGCAGGACGCGATGCACGAGACGGAGGACGCCCTCTACGAGGGGAAGGTCCTCACCGGTCGCTACTTCGTCGACGACGAGCGCCCGTCCTACCAGCAGGAGAAGCGCCAGCGCGGCGAGCTCCCGGAGCAGCCGCTCGCGGAGCGGTACTTCGAGGACGGCGAGTGGGAGCGCTCCTACGACTTCATCGACCGGCACGCCTAACCCGGTTTCCGCTTCGGAAGATATTTTTTCTCTCGTACCAAAGAGAGTGTCGTGAGTAGTGAATCGACGGAGGAACGAATCCTCGCGGCGCTCGAGGAGGACGCACAGGCGTCGTACTCCGAACTCGCCGAGCGCGCGAACGTCTCGAAGCCCACCGTCCGCAAGTACGTGAACGAACTCGAGGAGACGGGCGTCATCGTCGGCTACACGGCCGAGGTGGACCCGAAGAAGCTCTCCG carries:
- a CDS encoding PKD domain-containing protein, translated to MRVALLCLLVLLAAPTGVLATDGPPLADAGLDQRGTLDRPVYLDGTGTTDPDGTLDDYRWRVEGPSGTAVPLDCETCVRTRFVPRTLGRYTVALTVTDDAGHTATDRLYVRVGTSGAVGSVGDVAVALDGPRTATVGDTVRYRARVNVTERPAALEWRIDGRVVRTRAAAAADAAVLEYTVRERGRYRVNVTATDAAGDRATASLNTTATGTASDGVPQGPQPTVTGPRLLTGGVDSATYRLDSTDGSYVDWFLDDRRVGEGRAVAVSLTPGTHALHAVRQTSQGPVRLTFAGNETGVVVDPGPTLDVAVLHGGDALSVDARAVDPVGDLDVLALSVDGERVDTASARDDGAVRLNGTYAFAAGTHEVVVSASDARGQSARVARNVTIGDGAPTVECTETTPITWLPPVLVCEVV
- a CDS encoding 2-oxoacid:acceptor oxidoreductase subunit alpha; translated protein: MTDDELIWRIAGGSGDGIDSTSQNFAKALMRSGLNVFTHRHYPSRIRGGHTYVEIRASSEEVKSRGDGYNFLVALGDSFARNPKENAYYGEEEVKPLAENLDDLREGGVIVYDSGLLDTAEIENFDERVEENDWHVYDVDLRGIAKEHGREIMRNTAGVGVTAALTGIDTTYVEDLMAEAMGGDILEANLNVLEDAYEHVQEEYDPDAHDVTVPEGEHDEEQVLVSGSHGIAYGALDEGCRFIAGYPMTPWTDVFTILTNLMPDVGGISEQVEDEIAAAALAVGASHAGAKAMSGSSGGGFSLMSEPLGLAEMTETPLVLVESMRAGPSTGMPTKPEQADLEHVLYTSQGDSHRVVFAPSNQVECYEQTRKAFQIAYDYQIPVMVIYDQKLSGEHRNVPKSTFDQAPNPDLGSVLTEEELKDQPHGETGIYHRFQHEGEDGVSPRSIPGQKGGRYLATGNEHTPEGHISESPSNRKAQVDRRNEKLASIRENLDADERQQVYGDESADYGVISWGSQSGTVEEAVERLNENGHSVKGLSVSEMAPFPKEFLSEFIESVDDVLVVEMSSTAQFRGVIQKNLGQYGEKISSLLKYDGNPFEPAEIVEAVEEHGSGEELSSNTRFEAAAGGD
- a CDS encoding thiamine pyrophosphate-dependent enzyme, producing the protein MSAFSAIGDEREVAQDEFTPSIEPQPTWCPGCGDYGVLKALKGAMAELGKNPEEILLATGIGCSGKLNSYFDSYGFHTIHGRSLPVARAAKLANDGLEVIAAGGDGDGYGIGGNHFIHTARENHDMTYIVFNNEVFGLTKGQTSPTSPKGHKSKTQPNGNAKTPIRPLSMSLTAGASYVARTAAVNPNQAKEIIKEAIQHDGFSHVDFLTQCPTWNKDAKQYVPYIDIQDSEEYDFDVHDRRAAQDAMHETEDALYEGKVLTGRYFVDDERPSYQQEKRQRGELPEQPLAERYFEDGEWERSYDFIDRHA